Proteins co-encoded in one Flavobacterium sp. M31R6 genomic window:
- a CDS encoding TolC family protein — MRTLKYTFNILFLFPLFALAQQKMTLENCYSLVRQNYPTAKQITLLQQKSDYEVNALQTGKLPKIDLNAQGTYQNQVTEIPNPFISPLNKDQYKASLDINQLLYNGGLIDANTKLKEAQTKTQQQQVEVNLYQLKSRINQLFFSILLLQERKDLLIAKQKQLESKIKEVKTGIQFGAILPASEKVLEAENLKIKQQLSEIQYDKKKLFENLSSITYSNIPETTELDKPIITTPTNTTINRPEIHYFELQEQQIDVSKSILTKNNLPKINAFGIAGYGNPGLNMIENSFEPIFMVGLKANWNVFDWNKTKNEKEALIVSASIVNTEKETFLLNNKIQLQEINAEIQKAEANIATDTDIISLREYVEKSASSQLKNGVITASEYLTEFTNLYEAKNSQKIHEIQLELAKANYQVSIGIN, encoded by the coding sequence ATGAGAACTTTAAAATATACTTTTAACATCCTTTTTTTATTCCCGCTTTTTGCTTTAGCGCAGCAAAAAATGACGCTTGAAAATTGTTATTCTTTAGTTCGGCAAAATTATCCAACCGCCAAACAAATTACTTTATTACAGCAAAAATCCGATTATGAAGTAAATGCTTTGCAAACCGGAAAATTGCCAAAAATAGATTTGAATGCCCAAGGAACCTACCAAAATCAAGTAACCGAAATTCCAAATCCTTTTATATCCCCACTAAATAAAGACCAATACAAAGCCTCATTAGACATTAATCAGTTGCTTTACAATGGAGGCTTGATTGATGCCAATACCAAACTCAAAGAAGCCCAAACCAAAACCCAACAGCAACAAGTAGAGGTCAATTTATACCAACTCAAATCTAGAATCAATCAGTTGTTTTTTTCTATTTTACTTTTGCAGGAGCGAAAAGACCTTTTGATTGCCAAACAAAAACAATTGGAATCCAAAATAAAAGAAGTCAAAACGGGAATTCAATTTGGTGCCATTTTACCTGCCTCCGAAAAAGTATTGGAAGCCGAAAACCTGAAAATCAAACAGCAGCTTTCGGAAATTCAATACGACAAGAAAAAGTTGTTTGAAAATCTTTCTTCCATAACATACTCCAACATTCCGGAAACAACAGAATTGGACAAACCAATTATTACAACACCAACAAATACAACTATAAACCGACCTGAAATACACTATTTCGAATTACAGGAACAGCAAATCGATGTTTCAAAAAGTATATTGACTAAAAACAATTTGCCTAAAATAAATGCCTTTGGAATAGCAGGTTACGGTAATCCGGGACTAAACATGATTGAAAATTCTTTTGAACCCATTTTTATGGTAGGATTGAAAGCCAATTGGAATGTATTTGATTGGAATAAAACTAAGAATGAAAAAGAAGCTTTAATTGTTTCTGCAAGCATTGTAAATACCGAAAAAGAAACTTTCTTACTCAATAACAAAATACAATTGCAAGAAATCAATGCCGAAATACAAAAAGCAGAAGCCAATATTGCAACCGATACCGATATAATTTCTTTACGTGAATATGTTGAAAAATCGGCCAGTTCACAATTAAAAAACGGAGTCATTACCGCCTCCGAATATTTGACCGAATTCACCAATTTGTACGAAGCCAAAAACAGTCAAAAAATTCACGAAATACAATTGGAACTCGCCAAGGCCAATTATCAAGTCTCTATCGGAATCAATTAG
- a CDS encoding Crp/Fnr family transcriptional regulator has protein sequence MPEQLKKTFPSFSKELIQDIKATEIIKNFNSGEVIMRTGQYIKNTILVTKGTIKVYREDDDGGEFFMYYLQPGQACALSMVCAAKNEKSQIMAKVVDDAEVVMVPLSLMDKWMMQHRSWYEFVIGTYRNRFEEVLEVIDSIAFRAMDERLEFYLKRQVEACGCKELKLSHQEIGSDLNTSREVISRLLKKMEQRGLVVLHRNQIEILM, from the coding sequence ATGCCAGAGCAGCTCAAAAAAACATTCCCATCCTTTTCAAAAGAACTGATTCAAGATATAAAAGCAACTGAAATTATCAAAAATTTCAATTCGGGTGAAGTCATCATGCGTACTGGACAATATATCAAAAACACAATTCTGGTAACCAAGGGAACCATCAAAGTCTATCGTGAAGATGACGATGGTGGTGAATTTTTTATGTATTATTTACAGCCCGGACAAGCCTGTGCCTTATCTATGGTTTGTGCAGCTAAGAATGAAAAAAGCCAAATTATGGCTAAAGTGGTTGATGATGCCGAAGTAGTTATGGTTCCGTTGTCGCTTATGGACAAATGGATGATGCAGCATCGGTCTTGGTATGAATTTGTCATTGGCACTTATCGAAATCGTTTTGAAGAAGTACTGGAAGTTATAGACAGTATTGCATTTAGAGCTATGGATGAACGTCTGGAGTTTTACCTTAAACGACAGGTTGAAGCTTGTGGTTGCAAAGAACTTAAACTTTCCCATCAAGAAATCGGTTCTGATTTGAATACTTCCAGAGAAGTTATTTCGAGACTGCTCAAGAAAATGGAACAAAGAGGCTTGGTGGTTTTACATCGCAATCAGATTGAGATTTTGATGTAG
- a CDS encoding TetR/AcrR family transcriptional regulator, which yields MTTEEKIFNAARIVFQKKGFAGARMQEIADEAGINKAMLHYCFKNKQLLFEAVFMNAFSQLAPQINEIFNSDATVFEKIKKFTNSYISFVIINPYLPSFVIQEMNNNPEFVLSFLNHKNRPNPTPLLAQIEKEIAEGIIKPIPPKQLLLDIFSMTVFPFAAKTMVKGIIQLSETEFNEMMEERKTSIAETIINSIKK from the coding sequence ATGACTACCGAAGAAAAAATATTCAATGCCGCCAGAATAGTGTTCCAAAAAAAAGGATTCGCCGGGGCACGCATGCAAGAAATTGCAGATGAAGCAGGTATCAATAAAGCGATGCTGCATTATTGCTTCAAAAACAAACAATTGCTTTTTGAAGCAGTTTTTATGAATGCCTTCAGCCAATTGGCTCCGCAGATTAATGAGATCTTCAATTCGGATGCAACAGTTTTCGAAAAAATTAAAAAATTCACAAACAGTTATATTTCATTTGTCATTATCAACCCTTATTTGCCGTCGTTCGTAATTCAGGAAATGAATAACAATCCTGAATTTGTACTATCCTTTCTAAATCATAAAAACCGCCCCAATCCTACTCCATTATTAGCGCAAATCGAAAAAGAAATAGCAGAAGGAATCATTAAACCTATTCCTCCAAAACAGCTTTTATTAGATATTTTTTCGATGACGGTTTTTCCTTTTGCAGCCAAAACAATGGTAAAAGGAATCATTCAGCTTTCAGAAACTGAATTCAATGAAATGATGGAAGAACGAAAAACAAGCATAGCCGAAACTATTATTAATTCGATTAAAAAATGA
- a CDS encoding M1 family metallopeptidase produces MKKPTFLKLLLAFLFLAQSGFAQELYMPRNIKDAYAKGTRSMDGLPGKNYWQNHGKYTMDITVDATTKIVSGIETIVYENNSTDTLKNMPIRFVNNLHKPSSPRSGNVSDDFLSNGLTITSLKINGEVYKEDARKWGTVGNVKMKKPILPKSKATLEIEWNYPLSKESGREGQIDETTFYVAYSYPRVSVFDDYNRWDRLPHTDRQEFYNDFNDYTYTVKAPKNYVVYGTGDLLNPDEVLQPEFAARLKKSYTTDEVIHVANDKEMSEGRVTQQKDWNSWKFQANNITDVCFALSNHYVWDAGSVIVDTKTNRRTSTQAAYDLVKGTDFINSVKNNNYALSWFSNNWPGVPYPFSKMTAFQGFADMEYPMMVNDSQTGDAVFAQLVQDHEIAHTYFPFYMGINETRYAFMDEGWATTFEYLIGIAEHGKEAADKFYKEFRVNYYINDSSTEEDQPIISMSTQVSDAGYGNNSYGKASLSYLALKDMLGDEQFKKSLHFYMDTWNGKHPIPWDFFNCINTSSGKNLNWFFNNWFFTNNYIDLMIEKVENGNSKNTIWVKNVGGFAIPFDVVVVYKDDTKEVLHQNPAIWQANQKNTVISLKSNKTIKSISIDNGIFMDATPLNNLWNNQ; encoded by the coding sequence ATGAAAAAACCAACCTTCTTAAAATTATTATTAGCATTTCTATTTCTTGCGCAAAGCGGTTTTGCACAAGAACTTTATATGCCTAGAAACATCAAAGATGCTTATGCAAAAGGAACCCGCTCTATGGATGGTTTGCCTGGCAAAAACTATTGGCAGAATCACGGTAAATACACCATGGATATTACGGTAGACGCCACTACCAAAATAGTAAGCGGAATAGAAACTATTGTGTATGAAAATAACAGTACGGACACTTTGAAGAATATGCCAATACGTTTTGTAAATAATTTGCACAAACCGTCTTCTCCCAGAAGTGGTAATGTAAGTGATGATTTTTTATCAAATGGACTAACGATTACTTCTTTAAAAATAAATGGAGAAGTTTATAAGGAAGATGCCAGAAAATGGGGAACGGTAGGTAATGTAAAGATGAAAAAGCCTATTCTTCCAAAATCCAAAGCAACTCTTGAAATTGAATGGAATTACCCTTTGTCTAAAGAAAGCGGTAGAGAGGGACAAATTGACGAAACTACTTTTTATGTTGCTTACAGCTATCCTAGAGTATCTGTTTTTGATGATTACAATAGATGGGATAGATTGCCCCATACTGACCGTCAAGAGTTTTATAATGACTTTAATGACTATACCTATACGGTAAAAGCACCCAAAAATTATGTTGTTTATGGAACAGGTGATTTATTGAACCCAGACGAAGTTTTGCAACCTGAGTTTGCTGCCCGTTTAAAAAAATCATACACAACAGATGAGGTAATACATGTAGCCAATGACAAAGAAATGAGTGAAGGACGTGTAACTCAACAGAAAGATTGGAACAGCTGGAAATTTCAGGCTAACAACATTACCGATGTTTGTTTTGCTTTAAGCAATCATTATGTATGGGATGCCGGAAGTGTTATCGTAGATACCAAAACCAATCGTAGAACCAGTACTCAAGCCGCTTATGATTTAGTAAAAGGAACCGATTTTATAAACTCTGTTAAAAATAACAATTATGCGTTGTCTTGGTTCTCCAATAATTGGCCTGGTGTGCCGTATCCGTTCTCTAAGATGACCGCTTTTCAGGGATTTGCCGATATGGAGTATCCTATGATGGTTAATGATTCTCAAACGGGAGATGCCGTTTTTGCACAATTGGTTCAGGATCATGAAATCGCGCATACCTATTTTCCTTTTTATATGGGAATAAACGAAACCCGATATGCTTTTATGGACGAAGGTTGGGCTACTACTTTTGAATATTTGATTGGTATAGCTGAACATGGTAAAGAGGCAGCTGATAAATTTTATAAGGAGTTCAGAGTCAATTATTACATCAATGATTCTTCAACAGAGGAGGATCAGCCTATAATTTCGATGTCAACTCAAGTATCGGATGCAGGTTACGGCAATAATTCATACGGTAAAGCTTCCCTTTCTTATCTGGCCTTGAAAGACATGCTTGGAGACGAGCAATTTAAAAAATCACTGCATTTTTATATGGATACATGGAATGGGAAACATCCAATTCCTTGGGACTTTTTCAACTGTATAAATACTAGTTCAGGTAAAAATTTAAATTGGTTTTTCAACAATTGGTTTTTTACCAATAACTACATTGATTTAATGATTGAAAAAGTGGAAAATGGTAATTCAAAAAATACAATTTGGGTTAAAAATGTAGGTGGTTTTGCCATTCCTTTTGATGTTGTTGTTGTGTATAAGGATGATACAAAAGAGGTTTTACATCAAAACCCTGCCATTTGGCAAGCGAATCAAAAAAATACAGTAATTTCTTTAAAATCAAATAAAACAATAAAATCAATTTCTATTGATAATGGTATATTTATGGATGCTACTCCGTTAAATAATTTATGGAATAATCAGTAA
- a CDS encoding DUF2892 domain-containing protein translates to MKKNMGATDKLIRSIIGIIIAILYYAGIITGTLAIVLLAFAIIFLLTSFISFCPLYTLLGINTNKKQ, encoded by the coding sequence ATGAAAAAAAATATGGGTGCTACAGACAAGTTGATTCGTTCGATAATTGGAATTATCATTGCAATATTATACTATGCCGGTATTATAACTGGTACACTAGCCATTGTTTTATTAGCTTTTGCCATCATCTTTTTACTAACCAGCTTCATTAGTTTTTGCCCATTGTACACACTTTTAGGCATAAACACCAATAAAAAACAATAA
- a CDS encoding sulfite exporter TauE/SafE family protein: protein MEYFGYLASVIIGLSLGLIGGGGSILTIPILVYLFKIDPKLATSYSLFIVGITALSGCYTHYRMGNLKIKSAMYFAVPSVFSILVIREVIILKIPNIIFTINDFQVTKNFLIMIIFAVLMMAASFSMINKTNSQIQSTGTNYLQLAIIGSVVGIVTGFLGAGGGFLIIPALLFFANLPMKQAVGTSLLIIFVNSSIGFIGDLYIGTPIDYPFLLTISGMAFIGMIIGTQLSKKIDGDKLKPIFGWFILVMGIYIFVKEFFAI from the coding sequence ATGGAATACTTCGGTTATTTGGCATCTGTCATAATAGGTCTCTCTTTAGGTTTAATAGGCGGTGGAGGTTCTATTTTGACTATTCCCATATTGGTTTATTTATTCAAAATAGACCCAAAATTGGCCACTAGTTACTCTTTATTTATCGTCGGAATTACGGCTTTGTCCGGATGTTACACTCATTACCGAATGGGAAATCTCAAAATCAAATCGGCAATGTATTTTGCAGTTCCTTCTGTATTTTCAATATTGGTTATCCGAGAAGTAATCATTTTAAAGATTCCCAATATCATTTTTACGATAAATGATTTTCAGGTCACCAAGAACTTTCTGATTATGATCATTTTTGCAGTATTAATGATGGCGGCCTCATTTTCTATGATTAATAAAACTAATTCTCAAATACAATCTACTGGTACCAATTATCTGCAATTGGCAATAATTGGTTCTGTAGTTGGAATTGTAACTGGTTTTTTAGGTGCTGGCGGAGGATTTTTAATTATTCCTGCTCTTTTATTTTTTGCCAATTTACCCATGAAACAGGCTGTTGGAACTTCATTATTAATTATTTTTGTTAATTCCTCCATTGGTTTTATTGGCGATTTATATATTGGCACACCCATCGATTATCCTTTCTTATTAACTATTTCAGGCATGGCTTTTATCGGAATGATTATTGGCACACAATTGTCTAAAAAAATAGACGGCGACAAACTAAAACCCATTTTCGGTTGGTTTATTTTGGTAATGGGAATTTATATTTTTGTTAAGGAATTTTTTGCTATTTAG
- the trxA gene encoding thioredoxin, giving the protein MSTFNDIIQSEKPVLVDFFATWCGPCQTLAPILKQVKDNLGDRISIIKIDVDKNQQIASQYQVRGVPTMILFQNGKQLWRQSGVLSTSDLIKVIVEKSNS; this is encoded by the coding sequence ATGAGTACTTTCAACGATATCATTCAATCCGAAAAACCAGTCTTGGTTGATTTTTTTGCCACTTGGTGTGGGCCTTGCCAAACATTGGCTCCCATTCTGAAACAAGTAAAAGACAATTTAGGTGACCGTATATCCATCATCAAAATTGACGTCGATAAAAACCAGCAAATCGCTTCGCAATATCAAGTTCGAGGCGTTCCTACGATGATTCTTTTTCAAAACGGAAAACAATTGTGGAGACAATCTGGAGTTCTAAGCACCTCCGATTTAATCAAGGTTATTGTAGAAAAAAGTAACTCATGA
- a CDS encoding rhodanese-like domain-containing protein — protein MNLTQEQWVSQFEADENAVILDVRTEDECDQGIIEGSINIDIHKGQEFIDAIAALDKSKNYYVYCRSGMRSAKACEIMNELGIENAYNLLGGIIEWNGDIV, from the coding sequence ATGAATTTGACACAAGAGCAATGGGTTTCTCAATTTGAAGCCGATGAAAATGCAGTAATATTAGATGTAAGAACTGAAGACGAATGCGATCAAGGTATAATTGAAGGTTCTATTAATATCGATATTCATAAAGGACAGGAATTTATAGATGCTATTGCAGCGTTGGATAAAAGCAAAAATTATTATGTATACTGCCGCTCAGGAATGAGAAGTGCAAAAGCATGTGAAATCATGAACGAGTTAGGGATAGAAAATGCCTATAATTTACTTGGTGGTATCATAGAATGGAATGGTGATATAGTATAA
- a CDS encoding rhodanese-like domain-containing protein, which produces MQIEQIYTGCLAQGAYYITSNGEAAIIDPLRETQPYLDRIERDGVKLKYIFETHFHADFVSGHLDLSKETGAPIVYGPTAQPEFKATVAKDSQLFEIGNIKIKVLHTPGHTMESSTYLLIDENGKDYAIFSGDTLFIGDVGRPDLAQKAASMTQEQLAGLLYHSLRDKVMTLADDVIVYPAHGAGSACGKNMSKETVSTIGNQKATNYALRANMTETEFIKEVTDGLLPPPAYFGMNVAMNKKGYASFENVLDLGMKGLSANEFETIAEETGALILDTRNNGDFAKGFIPQSINIGINGDFAPWVGALIANVKQPIILVTELGREKETVTRLSRVGFDNLVGHLEGGFEAWKKAGKEIDTVNRITPDQFKAQVKIGESKIIDIRKQSEYSAEHIEEAFSKPLSNINDWIKDIDPKEHFFMHCAGGYRSMIAASILQARGFRNFSEIEGGFNAIAKTDIPRTDFVCQSKIQ; this is translated from the coding sequence ATGCAAATAGAACAAATATATACAGGTTGTCTGGCACAAGGCGCATATTACATCACTTCCAATGGTGAAGCGGCCATAATTGACCCGCTGAGAGAAACACAACCTTATTTGGATCGAATCGAACGTGACGGAGTCAAGCTGAAGTATATTTTTGAAACCCATTTCCATGCCGATTTTGTTTCGGGACATTTGGATTTAAGCAAAGAAACAGGAGCTCCAATCGTTTATGGACCAACAGCCCAACCAGAATTTAAAGCCACCGTTGCGAAAGACAGCCAACTATTTGAAATAGGAAATATCAAAATAAAAGTACTGCATACTCCTGGTCACACCATGGAAAGTTCCACCTATTTATTAATAGACGAAAACGGAAAAGATTATGCTATTTTCTCCGGTGACACTTTGTTTATTGGTGATGTGGGAAGACCTGATCTTGCCCAAAAAGCAGCTTCGATGACACAGGAACAATTGGCTGGATTATTATATCATTCGTTAAGAGACAAAGTGATGACGTTGGCAGATGATGTCATTGTTTATCCTGCTCATGGTGCGGGTAGTGCCTGTGGCAAAAACATGAGCAAGGAAACTGTTTCTACCATCGGTAACCAAAAAGCAACCAATTATGCTTTGAGAGCCAATATGACCGAAACTGAATTCATCAAAGAAGTGACCGATGGACTACTGCCTCCCCCAGCCTATTTTGGAATGAATGTGGCTATGAATAAAAAAGGATATGCCAGTTTTGAAAATGTATTGGATCTAGGTATGAAAGGTTTATCCGCTAATGAATTTGAAACAATCGCAGAGGAAACGGGTGCTTTAATTTTAGACACAAGAAACAACGGCGATTTTGCAAAAGGCTTCATTCCGCAATCCATAAACATCGGAATCAATGGTGATTTTGCTCCTTGGGTGGGCGCTTTGATTGCCAATGTAAAACAGCCTATCATATTAGTGACCGAATTAGGACGAGAAAAAGAAACTGTGACACGTTTGAGCCGTGTGGGTTTTGACAATTTAGTGGGACATTTAGAAGGTGGTTTTGAGGCGTGGAAAAAAGCGGGCAAAGAAATTGATACCGTAAACCGAATCACTCCAGACCAATTCAAAGCGCAAGTGAAAATTGGCGAAAGCAAAATCATCGACATCCGTAAACAAAGTGAATACAGCGCTGAACATATCGAAGAAGCTTTCAGCAAACCGCTGTCAAACATCAACGATTGGATAAAAGACATTGACCCTAAAGAGCATTTCTTTATGCATTGCGCTGGTGGTTACCGCAGCATGATTGCAGCATCGATTTTGCAAGCCCGTGGTTTTAGAAATTTCAGTGAAATAGAGGGTGGATTTAACGCTATCGCCAAAACCGATATTCCAAGAACTGATTTTGTGTGCCAAAGTAAAATTCAATAG
- a CDS encoding methyltransferase domain-containing protein, which translates to MEELQCCVVSCEKPLDKVYWDNQYQSNTTGWDLGEVSPPIKSYIDTLEDKAIQILIPGCGNTYEAEYLLEQGFTNVTVIDIAPTLIENLKTKFKNNSNINIVLGDFFEHQGEYDLIIEQTFFCALPPIMRQKYVWKMHQLLANKGKISGLLFNRTFESGPPFGGSQEEYNLLFQQAFNFLKMEVCQNSATPRAGSELFIELQKNSEVLVNLYPFEGITCNGCKNTVSEKFSALESVLNVSMSSNFAEVLIVSKVEVALEILQKEIAYDEKYKIKQKL; encoded by the coding sequence ATGGAAGAACTACAATGCTGCGTGGTGTCCTGTGAAAAACCTTTGGATAAAGTCTATTGGGACAACCAATATCAATCCAATACAACTGGTTGGGATTTGGGAGAAGTATCCCCTCCCATAAAAAGTTATATTGATACTTTAGAAGACAAAGCCATTCAAATTTTAATCCCTGGTTGTGGAAATACCTATGAAGCGGAATATCTTCTGGAACAGGGTTTTACAAACGTTACCGTAATTGACATTGCTCCAACATTAATAGAAAATCTAAAAACCAAATTCAAGAATAATTCCAATATCAATATCGTATTGGGAGACTTTTTTGAACATCAAGGTGAATATGATCTAATCATCGAACAGACATTCTTTTGTGCTTTGCCTCCTATAATGCGTCAAAAATACGTCTGGAAAATGCATCAGCTTTTGGCCAACAAAGGAAAAATTTCGGGATTATTATTCAACCGAACATTTGAAAGTGGCCCTCCTTTTGGCGGAAGCCAAGAAGAATATAATTTGCTTTTTCAACAGGCTTTTAATTTTCTAAAAATGGAAGTTTGCCAAAATTCTGCCACGCCGAGAGCTGGTTCCGAATTGTTTATCGAATTGCAAAAAAACAGTGAAGTGCTAGTCAATTTATACCCATTTGAAGGAATCACCTGCAATGGTTGCAAGAATACAGTTTCCGAGAAATTCTCGGCACTTGAAAGCGTTTTAAACGTAAGCATGAGCAGTAATTTTGCAGAAGTATTAATTGTAAGCAAAGTTGAAGTTGCATTGGAAATATTGCAAAAAGAAATCGCTTATGATGAAAAATATAAAATTAAACAAAAATTATAA
- a CDS encoding DUF6132 family protein — MNRKAIIITSIGIVVGAISGYLYYHFVGCASGSCAITSKPVNSTLYGSLLGGLLFNMFVKEEKKQK, encoded by the coding sequence ATGAACCGAAAAGCAATTATCATAACAAGCATCGGAATTGTCGTTGGGGCTATTTCCGGTTATTTATATTATCACTTTGTGGGTTGTGCTTCGGGCAGTTGCGCTATAACCTCAAAACCTGTAAACTCCACTCTTTATGGCAGTTTACTAGGGGGATTGTTGTTTAATATGTTTGTGAAAGAAGAGAAAAAGCAGAAATAA
- a CDS encoding NADP-dependent glyceraldehyde-3-phosphate dehydrogenase — MNTIPQEFQITAPLIQDTYLVNGKLKKWTGKTTEVYSTISSTEKYEPTLLGSIPYMGEAEALEVAESAKAAFNNGQGLWPTMKVVDRIKCMEKFVAQMKETRTEVVKLLMWEIGKTLGDSEKEFDRTVEYIIDTIESYKELNSRSAHFSKVQGINAMVRRGPIGVVLCLGPYNYPLNETFTLLIPALIMGNPVIFKPAKHGVLLISPLLEAFRSSFPKGVISIVYGRGREIASPIMKSGKIDILALIGNSKSAIALQDQHPNKNRLRLVLGLEAKNPAIILPDADLDLTIQECIAGTLSFNGQRCTALKIIYVHENIAAEFNKRFAEKVDALAFGNPWEKGVSLTPLPETEKPAYIQELIDDATSKGAKVINAKGGKHTDNFIFPAILFPINKEMRVYHEEQFGPVVPVLTFKDIQEPLNDMAESNYGQQVSLFGKNIKTIAPLIDTLVNLVCRVNLNSSCQRGPDVFPFTGRKDSAFGTLSIHDALRSFSIRTFVASKDNAYNNEILQELLNSKESNFINTDYIL; from the coding sequence ATGAATACAATACCTCAAGAATTTCAAATTACAGCACCACTTATTCAAGATACTTATTTGGTAAATGGAAAATTGAAAAAATGGACAGGAAAAACAACTGAAGTTTATTCTACAATTTCTTCAACCGAAAAATATGAACCAACTCTATTAGGTTCAATTCCTTATATGGGAGAAGCAGAAGCGCTAGAAGTGGCAGAGTCTGCAAAAGCTGCTTTCAATAACGGACAAGGTTTATGGCCAACGATGAAAGTTGTTGACCGTATTAAGTGTATGGAAAAGTTTGTTGCCCAAATGAAAGAAACCCGTACCGAAGTGGTAAAACTTTTGATGTGGGAAATTGGAAAAACACTTGGTGACTCCGAAAAAGAATTTGACAGAACGGTAGAGTATATTATAGACACTATCGAAAGCTATAAAGAATTGAACAGTCGTTCGGCTCATTTTTCTAAAGTGCAAGGTATAAATGCGATGGTGCGTAGAGGACCTATTGGAGTGGTGCTGTGCCTTGGACCGTACAATTATCCATTGAATGAAACTTTTACATTGCTTATTCCTGCTTTGATTATGGGGAATCCCGTAATTTTCAAACCGGCAAAACATGGAGTTCTATTAATTTCTCCATTGTTGGAAGCTTTCAGAAGCAGTTTCCCAAAAGGAGTAATCAGCATTGTTTATGGTAGAGGGCGTGAAATCGCTTCGCCAATAATGAAATCTGGAAAAATCGATATTTTGGCCTTGATTGGAAATAGTAAATCGGCGATTGCTTTGCAAGACCAACATCCAAACAAAAACAGATTGCGTTTGGTATTAGGTTTAGAAGCGAAGAATCCAGCGATTATTCTACCGGATGCCGATTTGGACTTGACAATTCAAGAATGTATTGCAGGAACTTTATCTTTTAATGGTCAAAGATGTACTGCATTGAAAATTATATATGTACACGAAAATATAGCTGCTGAATTCAACAAACGTTTTGCCGAAAAAGTAGATGCTCTTGCTTTTGGAAATCCTTGGGAAAAAGGAGTGTCATTGACTCCACTTCCAGAAACTGAAAAACCGGCTTATATCCAGGAATTGATTGATGATGCTACCAGTAAAGGTGCAAAAGTGATTAATGCAAAAGGAGGGAAACACACGGATAATTTTATATTCCCAGCCATTTTGTTTCCTATAAATAAAGAGATGAGAGTGTATCATGAAGAACAATTTGGTCCAGTGGTACCTGTTTTGACTTTCAAAGATATCCAAGAACCATTAAACGATATGGCCGAATCTAATTATGGTCAACAAGTGAGTTTGTTCGGTAAAAATATTAAAACCATTGCGCCGCTTATCGATACTTTGGTGAATTTGGTTTGTAGAGTAAACTTGAACAGTTCCTGCCAGAGAGGTCCAGACGTTTTTCCATTTACAGGAAGAAAAGATTCCGCTTTTGGGACATTGAGTATTCATGATGCTTTACGTTCATTTTCAATTAGAACTTTTGTGGCTTCAAAAGACAATGCCTACAACAATGAAATTTTGCAGGAATTGTTGAATAGCAAAGAATCTAATTTCATCAATACCGATTATATTTTGTAA
- a CDS encoding c-type cytochrome produces the protein MKVAFKIFVVLALLIVSGTKCIAQEISWVAPEYSNSLKNPFVGNQKATDEGKEIFNQMCVLCHGVKGQGNGEAGLTLQPHPANFLALNVKNQPDGAIFWKITNGKAPMATYFELLTDDQRWKLVNYIRELEKK, from the coding sequence ATGAAAGTAGCATTCAAAATTTTCGTAGTATTAGCTTTACTAATTGTGTCAGGGACAAAATGTATTGCGCAAGAAATAAGCTGGGTTGCACCAGAATATTCTAACTCATTGAAAAATCCATTTGTAGGAAATCAGAAGGCAACCGATGAAGGAAAAGAAATATTCAATCAGATGTGTGTATTATGCCATGGTGTAAAAGGACAAGGAAATGGAGAAGCAGGACTTACTTTGCAACCCCATCCTGCGAATTTTTTAGCTCTGAATGTAAAAAACCAACCCGATGGTGCTATTTTTTGGAAGATAACCAACGGGAAAGCTCCAATGGCTACTTACTTTGAACTTTTAACAGACGACCAACGATGGAAATTGGTCAACTATATACGAGAATTAGAAAAAAAATAG